Proteins encoded together in one Pseudomonas sp. TCU-HL1 window:
- a CDS encoding LysR substrate-binding domain-containing protein, with the protein MNLETKWLEDFVALANTRSFSQAAERRFVTQPAFSRRIRSLEAALGLTLVNRSRTPIELTESGQLFLVTARSMVEQLGDVVRHLHHLEGQQGEVLQFAAAHSLALGFFPQWIARLRADGLNIASRLIATNVGEAVHSLREGGCDLILAFYDPDAALQMDPEIFPSMHLGRTEMLPVCAVDASGKPLFELDSGQSVPLLAYSAGAFLGRSVNILLRQRALRSTTVYETAMADSLKSMALQGLGVAWVPRFSAQAELARGDLVVCGGSQWHVPLEIRLYRCALVRKAAIRLLWRKLEAGVGGEG; encoded by the coding sequence ATGAACCTGGAAACCAAATGGCTGGAGGACTTCGTCGCCCTGGCCAATACCCGCAGTTTTTCCCAGGCCGCCGAGCGGCGTTTCGTCACCCAGCCGGCCTTCAGCCGGCGTATCCGTAGCCTGGAGGCGGCATTGGGGCTGACCCTGGTAAATCGCTCGCGTACGCCCATCGAGCTGACCGAGTCCGGGCAACTGTTTCTGGTCACCGCGCGCAGCATGGTGGAGCAACTGGGGGACGTGGTGCGCCACCTGCACCACCTGGAGGGCCAGCAGGGCGAGGTGCTGCAATTTGCCGCCGCGCACTCCCTGGCGCTGGGTTTCTTCCCGCAGTGGATTGCGCGGCTGCGGGCCGACGGCTTGAACATTGCCAGTCGCCTCATCGCCACCAACGTCGGTGAGGCCGTGCATTCCCTGCGCGAGGGCGGGTGCGACCTGATCCTGGCCTTCTACGATCCGGATGCGGCGTTGCAGATGGACCCGGAAATCTTCCCGTCGATGCACCTGGGACGTACCGAGATGCTGCCGGTGTGCGCGGTGGACGCCAGCGGCAAGCCGCTCTTCGAGCTGGACAGCGGCCAGAGCGTGCCGCTGCTGGCCTACAGCGCCGGCGCCTTTCTCGGCCGTTCGGTGAACATCCTCCTGCGCCAGCGTGCGTTGCGTTCGACCACGGTGTACGAAACCGCCATGGCCGACAGCCTGAAGAGCATGGCGCTGCAAGGGTTGGGCGTGGCCTGGGTGCCGCGTTTCAGCGCCCAGGCCGAACTGGCGCGTGGTGACCTGGTGGTCTGTGGCGGCAGTCAGTGGCACGTGCCGCTGGAAATCCGCCTGTACCGCTGCGCCCTGGTGCGCAAGGCGGCGATCCGCCTGCTCTGGCGCAAGCTGGAAGCCGGGGTGGGCGGCGAAGGCTGA
- a CDS encoding PLP-dependent aminotransferase family protein, protein MSATPRLPVDLSGIRLDPQQGLSRQLYQALRERILDGRLGSRTRLPATRDLAALLGISRNTVTRAFDQLYAEGYVEGRVGDGTYVAELSTARPESQPAPAGPEAGPALARLQNHHLPLPVTGAPRAFRIGVPAFDLFPFETWARLHARFWRKPSPARLGYGDPAGDWALRELVAAYLRSSRGLACDPAQVVITCGAQQAISLCAQLLVQPGDRVVVENPGYRAAGHAFAVAGAELCGVPVDNDGLDSAALAAVEDCRLVYVTPSHQYPTGVTLSLARRLELLEWAERRDGWIVEDDYDGEYRYSGTPLAPLASLDRQGRVIYVGTFCKIAFPALRLGYLVLPPALAEAFAQRRALDMRHSEVGTQAVMAEFIAAGHFQRHVRRMRQAARARRDALLRDWPDTIPGCAPMPSVEAGLHLCIRVDSLARERELLAAARGAGVEMNGLSEYWLENSSEPVDNRAGLVLGFAAVPEAQIAEAIHTLQRAWHL, encoded by the coding sequence ATGTCAGCCACACCACGTCTTCCCGTCGACCTTTCCGGCATCCGCCTGGACCCGCAACAGGGGCTGTCGCGCCAGCTTTACCAGGCCCTGCGCGAGCGCATCCTCGATGGCCGGCTGGGTAGCCGTACGCGCTTGCCGGCCACCCGCGACCTGGCGGCGCTACTGGGCATTTCGCGCAATACCGTGACCCGCGCCTTCGACCAGCTCTACGCCGAAGGCTACGTGGAAGGACGGGTGGGCGACGGCACTTACGTGGCAGAGTTATCCACAGCGCGGCCTGAGTCTCAGCCCGCGCCCGCCGGCCCCGAGGCGGGTCCGGCACTGGCGCGATTGCAGAACCACCATCTGCCGCTGCCGGTGACCGGCGCACCACGGGCGTTCCGCATCGGTGTCCCGGCGTTTGACCTGTTCCCTTTTGAAACCTGGGCGCGATTGCACGCGAGGTTCTGGCGCAAGCCGTCGCCCGCACGGCTTGGCTATGGCGACCCGGCCGGGGATTGGGCCCTGCGCGAACTGGTGGCCGCCTACCTGCGCAGCAGTCGCGGACTGGCCTGCGATCCGGCACAGGTGGTGATCACCTGTGGTGCCCAGCAAGCCATCAGCCTCTGTGCCCAGTTGCTGGTGCAGCCCGGTGACCGCGTGGTTGTGGAAAACCCCGGCTACCGCGCTGCCGGCCATGCCTTCGCCGTGGCCGGGGCTGAGCTGTGTGGCGTGCCTGTGGATAACGACGGCCTGGACAGCGCCGCACTGGCCGCTGTGGAAGATTGCCGGCTGGTCTATGTCACCCCTTCGCACCAGTACCCCACCGGCGTGACCCTGTCCCTGGCGCGGCGCCTGGAGCTGCTTGAGTGGGCCGAGCGCCGCGATGGCTGGATAGTCGAAGACGACTACGACGGCGAATACCGCTACAGCGGAACCCCGCTGGCGCCCCTGGCCTCGCTGGACCGGCAGGGGCGGGTGATCTACGTCGGCACCTTCTGCAAGATCGCCTTCCCCGCGCTGCGCCTGGGCTACCTGGTGCTGCCGCCGGCCCTGGCGGAGGCCTTCGCCCAGCGCCGGGCCCTGGATATGCGCCATTCGGAAGTCGGTACCCAGGCGGTGATGGCTGAGTTCATTGCTGCCGGCCATTTCCAGCGCCACGTGCGGCGCATGCGCCAGGCCGCCCGTGCCCGCCGCGATGCCCTGTTGCGCGACTGGCCGGACACGATTCCCGGCTGCGCGCCCATGCCCTCGGTGGAGGCCGGGCTGCACCTGTGCATCAGGGTCGACAGCCTGGCCCGCGAGCGGGAACTGCTGGCCGCCGCTCGTGGCGCAGGCGTGGAAATGAACGGGCTCAGCGAATACTGGCTGGAAAACAGTTCCGAGCCTGTGGATAACAGAGCGGGGCTGGTGCTGGGCTTCGCCGCCGTGCCGGAAGCGCAGATCGCCGAGGCGATCCACACCTTGCAGCGAGCGTGGCATTTGTAG
- a CDS encoding 5-(carboxyamino)imidazole ribonucleotide synthase — protein MKIGVIGGGQLGRMMALAGTPLGMNFAFLDPAPDACAQALGEHIRADYGDQDHLRQLADEVDLVTFEFESVPAETVAFLSQFVPVYPSAEALRIARDRWFEKSMFKDLGIPTPDFADIQSQADLDAAAVSIGLPAVLKTRTLGYDGKGQKVLRKPEDVTGAFAELGSVPCILEGFVPFTGEVSLVAVRARDGETRFYPLVHNTHDNGILRLSIASTEHPLQALAEDYVGRVLTKLDYVGVLAFEFFEVDGGLKANEIAPRVHNSGHWTIEGAECSQFENHLRAVAGLPLGSTAKVGESAMLNFIGEVPAVDKVISIADCHLHHYGKAFKAGRKVGHATLRCADRATLDRQIAAVEALIAES, from the coding sequence ATGAAGATCGGCGTAATCGGTGGCGGCCAGTTGGGCCGCATGATGGCCCTGGCGGGCACCCCGCTGGGCATGAACTTCGCCTTCCTTGACCCCGCGCCAGATGCCTGCGCCCAGGCCCTCGGCGAGCACATCCGTGCCGACTACGGCGACCAGGACCATCTGCGCCAACTGGCCGATGAAGTGGACCTGGTGACCTTCGAGTTCGAGAGCGTGCCGGCCGAGACCGTGGCCTTCCTCTCGCAGTTCGTGCCGGTGTACCCGAGCGCGGAGGCCCTGCGCATCGCCCGCGATCGCTGGTTCGAAAAGTCGATGTTCAAGGATCTTGGCATCCCCACCCCGGATTTCGCCGACATCCAGTCCCAGGCCGACCTCGATGCCGCCGCTGTCAGCATTGGCCTGCCGGCGGTGCTCAAGACCCGCACCCTGGGTTACGACGGCAAGGGTCAGAAGGTCCTGCGCAAGCCCGAGGACGTGACCGGCGCCTTCGCCGAACTGGGCAGCGTGCCCTGCATCCTCGAAGGCTTCGTGCCTTTCACCGGCGAAGTGTCCCTGGTGGCGGTGCGTGCCCGTGATGGTGAAACCCGCTTCTACCCGTTGGTGCACAACACCCACGACAACGGCATCCTGCGCCTGTCCATCGCCAGCACGGAGCATCCACTGCAAGCCCTGGCCGAGGACTACGTCGGCCGCGTGCTGACCAAGCTGGACTACGTCGGCGTGCTGGCCTTCGAGTTCTTCGAAGTGGATGGCGGCCTGAAGGCCAACGAGATCGCCCCGCGCGTGCACAACTCCGGCCACTGGACCATCGAAGGCGCCGAGTGCAGCCAGTTCGAGAACCACCTGCGCGCCGTTGCCGGCCTGCCGCTGGGCTCCACCGCCAAGGTCGGCGAGAGCGCCATGCTCAACTTCATTGGCGAAGTGCCGGCTGTGGATAAGGTGATTTCCATTGCCGACTGCCACCTGCACCATTACGGCAAGGCCTTCAAGGCCGGCCGCAAGGTGGGCCACGCCACCCTGCGCTGCGCTGACCGCGCCACCCTCGATCGTCAGATCGCGGCGGTGGAAGCGCTGATCGCCGAGTCCTGA
- the purE gene encoding 5-(carboxyamino)imidazole ribonucleotide mutase, with protein MSALVGVIMGSKSDWSTLSHTTEMLDKLGIPYEVQVVSAHRTPDLLFQYAEEAEGRGIEVIIAGAGGAAHLPGMCAAKTHLPVLGVPVQSSMLSGVDSLLSIVQMPAGIPVATLAIGKAGAINAALLAASILGGKYPKYHVALKDFRREQTDMVLDNPDPREA; from the coding sequence ATGAGCGCACTGGTAGGCGTGATCATGGGCTCCAAATCCGATTGGAGCACCCTCAGCCACACCACCGAGATGCTGGACAAGCTGGGCATCCCCTATGAAGTGCAGGTGGTATCCGCCCACCGCACGCCGGACCTGCTGTTCCAGTACGCCGAAGAGGCCGAAGGCCGTGGCATTGAGGTGATCATCGCCGGTGCCGGCGGTGCCGCCCACCTGCCGGGCATGTGCGCCGCCAAGACCCACCTGCCGGTGCTGGGTGTGCCGGTGCAGTCGTCCATGCTCTCGGGCGTCGACTCCCTGCTGTCCATCGTGCAGATGCCGGCTGGCATCCCGGTCGCCACCCTGGCTATCGGCAAGGCCGGCGCGATCAACGCAGCCCTGCTGGCCGCCAGCATCCTCGGTGGCAAGTACCCGAAATACCATGTCGCGCTGAAGGATTTCCGCCGCGAGCAGACCGACATGGTCCTGGACAACCCGGACCCGCGTGAGGCCTGA
- a CDS encoding fimbrial protein yields MNMRKTGDRKNRTGSDLLLRIIAGTILVCAGLFFWSANAVEITVDRAEPEPGGVRYYFTVKNWTEFDHDVRSWCDIAAWKEAPCAIEFGALRTPLDIEGIVLSASGWAIQHRSSDTMGSLLTKLSKRGFWVPYSSSVLVPNEKITNSLCIGVKATTIIVAASPSWAPCTPVGQHQLVSCEPALQQKTVSMGNVSPDTLRQGNAPIKTFTIDVNCVGHTGSGAGSVRMYFLGDFTSPGFLSLDQLPGTAKGVALRLKNQDNSDLRFGRNYIQPIPKQHGEGNFEVYTYTGNAQYQKTTNDISSGVANASLTYAIEYN; encoded by the coding sequence ATGAACATGCGAAAGACAGGGGACAGAAAAAATAGAACAGGCAGCGACTTACTTTTGCGAATTATCGCAGGAACGATTCTGGTTTGTGCAGGGTTATTCTTCTGGTCCGCCAACGCCGTGGAGATAACGGTAGACCGCGCAGAACCTGAGCCCGGCGGAGTCAGATATTACTTCACCGTAAAGAACTGGACAGAGTTCGACCATGATGTACGAAGCTGGTGTGACATAGCTGCGTGGAAGGAAGCTCCCTGCGCGATTGAATTCGGCGCACTTCGCACCCCTCTTGATATCGAGGGAATAGTTCTCAGCGCGAGCGGCTGGGCAATCCAGCACAGATCGAGCGATACCATGGGTTCCCTACTGACGAAGCTGAGCAAGAGAGGCTTTTGGGTGCCCTACAGCAGTTCGGTATTGGTACCCAATGAGAAAATAACGAACAGCTTATGCATCGGCGTGAAGGCCACCACAATCATAGTGGCTGCCTCTCCATCCTGGGCCCCTTGTACACCGGTGGGTCAACATCAACTTGTAAGCTGTGAGCCAGCCCTGCAGCAGAAAACTGTCAGCATGGGTAACGTGAGCCCGGATACCCTTCGCCAGGGTAATGCACCCATCAAGACTTTCACGATCGACGTGAATTGCGTCGGCCACACAGGCTCGGGCGCCGGGAGCGTGCGCATGTACTTTCTGGGCGACTTCACATCGCCCGGATTCCTCAGCCTTGATCAATTGCCGGGCACTGCCAAAGGGGTCGCACTGCGCTTGAAGAACCAGGACAATTCGGACCTCAGGTTTGGCCGCAACTACATACAACCCATTCCGAAACAACATGGCGAAGGAAATTTTGAGGTGTACACCTACACCGGCAATGCCCAGTACCAGAAGACGACCAATGACATTTCGAGCGGAGTGGCCAACGCCTCGCTGACCTACGCCATCGAATACAACTGA
- a CDS encoding IS110 family transposase codes for MTISPSQEDMMGVVVGIDIAKHTFDIATLQANGKYRTKAKLGNDQGGFEVLQQWLSKYAEPQAWVVMEATGIYHEALAQWLYERGYKVCVLNPSQTARYASSQLQRVKTDKVDAKMIAEYGRRHQDKLRAWEPEKPKIRRLRALTHRLKDLQELEQMEQNRLDVTHDDKAIELIQSMLKHIRQQIQDTLAAIEKHFDDNDDLKGQRNLLKSIDGIADRTAGLLLAELGDIQRFEDSRAVTAFAGLNPKLQDSGTLKGHVRISRMGSARLRAGLYLPAVVSLTYNPAIRALAERMRSAGKAGKQIVCAAMRKLLCIAYGVLKSGEPFDPKLAIAK; via the coding sequence GTGACGATCAGCCCTTCACAGGAGGACATGATGGGAGTTGTTGTCGGCATTGATATTGCCAAGCACACATTCGATATCGCCACCTTGCAAGCCAACGGCAAGTACCGCACCAAGGCCAAGCTGGGCAATGACCAGGGCGGCTTCGAAGTTTTGCAGCAGTGGTTGAGCAAGTACGCAGAGCCGCAGGCCTGGGTCGTGATGGAAGCGACAGGTATTTACCACGAGGCCCTTGCCCAATGGCTGTACGAACGGGGTTACAAGGTCTGCGTGCTAAACCCTAGCCAGACGGCGCGTTACGCCAGTAGCCAGTTGCAGCGCGTGAAGACCGACAAGGTCGATGCCAAGATGATTGCAGAGTACGGCCGCAGGCATCAGGACAAGCTGCGTGCCTGGGAGCCTGAAAAGCCGAAGATTCGCCGCCTCAGAGCACTTACGCACCGCCTGAAAGATCTTCAGGAGCTGGAGCAGATGGAGCAAAACCGTCTGGATGTGACGCATGATGACAAAGCTATTGAATTGATTCAGTCGATGCTCAAGCACATCCGCCAACAGATCCAGGACACGCTGGCGGCGATCGAAAAACACTTCGACGACAACGATGATCTCAAGGGGCAACGGAACCTGCTCAAGAGCATCGATGGCATTGCAGACCGAACCGCGGGACTCTTGCTGGCCGAGCTTGGCGATATCCAGCGCTTTGAGGACAGTCGAGCGGTCACCGCCTTTGCAGGACTGAACCCGAAGTTGCAAGACTCAGGCACGCTCAAGGGCCATGTTCGTATCTCGCGGATGGGCTCTGCCAGGTTGCGCGCAGGACTCTATCTGCCAGCCGTCGTATCCCTGACCTACAACCCAGCTATCCGCGCGCTGGCCGAGCGCATGCGCAGCGCCGGTAAGGCCGGCAAACAGATCGTCTGCGCAGCCATGCGCAAGCTGCTATGCATCGCTTATGGCGTGCTTAAATCAGGCGAGCCGTTTGATCCCAAACTGGCTATTGCGAAGTAA
- a CDS encoding helix-turn-helix domain-containing protein, which yields MADYLGNNLKLLCGHYRSIAEVCRKLGINRAQFNKYLNGQSRPTPYNLKRICDFFGVEDYELGLPPEQFSRLLGTRPVGQEGEGRSDPLLELLAPLREQSGNLSRYCGFYFEYSNCMSVPGTVLLSLVRLWEDDGNFLFERQERQERSSSTNVEAEDWVRCCYRGAAFQLQDRLFLMDYESLTLNEMSQTILIPSYKSRITRLNGLKTGVSSGDRRNPACTRVVWEYLGPEINRVAAYRQVKLYRPDDPRIDDDVRQRLDVAPLKNGLFEIE from the coding sequence ATGGCGGACTATCTCGGCAATAACCTCAAGCTGCTTTGTGGCCATTACCGCTCCATTGCGGAGGTTTGCCGCAAGCTGGGGATCAATCGCGCCCAGTTCAACAAGTACCTCAACGGCCAGAGCCGGCCGACCCCCTACAACCTCAAGCGCATCTGCGATTTCTTCGGCGTGGAGGATTACGAACTGGGTCTGCCACCGGAGCAGTTCTCCCGCCTGCTGGGCACCCGTCCGGTCGGCCAGGAAGGGGAAGGGCGCTCCGATCCGTTGCTGGAACTGCTCGCCCCGTTACGTGAGCAGTCGGGCAACCTGTCGCGCTACTGCGGCTTCTACTTCGAGTACTCCAACTGCATGTCGGTGCCTGGCACTGTCCTGCTGTCCCTCGTGCGCCTGTGGGAAGACGACGGCAACTTCCTCTTCGAGCGCCAGGAACGCCAGGAGCGCTCCAGCAGCACCAACGTGGAGGCTGAGGATTGGGTGCGTTGTTGCTACCGGGGCGCGGCCTTCCAGTTGCAGGATCGGCTGTTCCTGATGGACTACGAATCGCTCACCCTCAATGAGATGAGCCAGACCATCCTCATCCCCAGCTACAAGAGCCGCATCACCCGCCTCAACGGCTTGAAGACCGGCGTCTCCAGCGGCGACCGGCGCAACCCCGCCTGTACCCGCGTGGTCTGGGAATACCTGGGCCCGGAGATCAACCGCGTCGCCGCCTACCGTCAGGTGAAGCTCTACCGCCCCGACGACCCGCGCATCGACGACGACGTGCGCCAGCGGCTGGATGTGGCGCCGCTCAAGAATGGCCTGTTCGAGATCGAGTGA
- a CDS encoding GNAT family N-acetyltransferase produces MSQHDLSHWQPRPAPTQAPLPGRFVRLEALDTGRHCDDLWEVLQGPDPALWDYLPYGPFASREPFDVWLAGNAESRDPLFYTVIDLASGRALGILSYLRITPKDGCIEIGHIAFGKAMQRTPGSTEAVWLLARHAFDELGYRRLEWKCNAANARSMRAAERLGFSYEGMFRQHMIVKGQNRDTAWFSIIDGEWPKCREAFERWLAVDNFDGEGRQKRRLEDCRR; encoded by the coding sequence ATGAGCCAACACGACCTGAGTCACTGGCAACCCCGCCCTGCCCCCACCCAGGCCCCGCTGCCGGGCCGATTCGTGCGCCTGGAAGCGCTGGATACTGGGCGCCACTGCGATGATCTCTGGGAAGTCCTGCAAGGGCCCGACCCGGCACTGTGGGATTACCTGCCCTACGGCCCCTTCGCCAGCCGCGAGCCTTTCGATGTCTGGCTGGCCGGCAATGCCGAGAGCCGCGACCCACTGTTCTACACGGTGATCGACCTCGCCAGCGGCCGCGCGCTCGGCATCCTCAGTTATCTGCGCATCACCCCGAAAGACGGCTGTATCGAGATCGGCCACATCGCCTTCGGCAAGGCCATGCAACGCACGCCGGGCTCCACCGAAGCGGTCTGGCTGCTGGCCCGGCACGCCTTCGACGAACTCGGCTACCGCCGCCTGGAATGGAAATGCAACGCCGCCAACGCCCGCTCCATGCGCGCCGCTGAGCGGCTGGGTTTCAGCTACGAGGGGATGTTCCGCCAGCACATGATCGTCAAGGGCCAGAACCGCGACACCGCGTGGTTCTCCATCATCGACGGCGAATGGCCGAAGTGCCGCGAGGCCTTCGAGCGCTGGCTGGCTGTGGATAACTTCGATGGAGAGGGGCGGCAGAAGCGGCGGCTGGAGGATTGCCGGAGGTGA
- a CDS encoding FMN-binding negative transcriptional regulator, producing the protein MYVPTAFRQEDLTQLHAQMQATGLAVLTSAGSKGLQASHLPLLLEPGDGEFGTLYGHFARANPHWRDLAEGAEALVVFSGPDAYVTPSWYPAKAEHGKVVPTWNYIAVHAWGQAEVFDDPERLLQLVSRLSDRHESGRQQPWSVTEAPREYLDSMLRAIVGFALPIRRLEGKWKLGQNRPAADQAGVRKGLNASANPRDRELAARMSLID; encoded by the coding sequence ATGTACGTCCCCACCGCCTTCCGCCAGGAAGACCTCACCCAACTCCATGCCCAGATGCAAGCCACTGGCCTCGCGGTGCTCACCAGTGCGGGCAGCAAGGGCTTGCAAGCCAGCCATCTGCCCCTGCTGCTGGAGCCGGGCGACGGAGAATTCGGCACGCTTTACGGCCACTTCGCGCGCGCCAATCCGCACTGGCGCGACCTGGCCGAGGGTGCCGAAGCGCTGGTGGTGTTCTCCGGCCCGGATGCCTACGTCACGCCCAGCTGGTACCCGGCCAAGGCCGAGCACGGCAAGGTGGTGCCCACCTGGAACTACATCGCCGTGCATGCCTGGGGCCAGGCCGAGGTGTTCGATGATCCCGAGCGTCTGCTGCAGCTGGTCAGCCGTCTCAGCGACCGCCACGAGAGCGGCCGCCAGCAGCCCTGGTCAGTAACGGAGGCGCCCCGCGAGTACCTCGACAGCATGCTCCGCGCCATCGTCGGCTTCGCCCTGCCGATCCGCCGCCTGGAGGGCAAATGGAAACTCGGCCAGAACCGCCCGGCCGCCGATCAGGCTGGCGTACGCAAGGGCCTGAACGCCTCGGCCAACCCGCGCGACCGCGAACTGGCCGCGCGCATGTCCCTTATCGACTGA
- a CDS encoding aspartate ammonia-lyase produces MSSAASFRIEKDLLGTLEVSSEAYYGIQTLRAVHNFRLSGVPLSHYPKLVVALAMVKQAAADANKELGHLPADKHAAISEACARLIRGDFHDQFVVDMIQGGAGTSTNMNANEVIANIGLEAMGKAKGEYKYLHPNNDVNMAQSTNDAYPTAIRLGLLLGHDALLASLDSLIQAFAAKGEAFAHVLKMGRTQLQDAVPMTLGQEFKAFATTLGEDLDRLRRLAPELLTEVNLGGTAIGTGINADPRYQKLAVERLAAISGHPVVPAADLIEATSDMGAFVLFSGMLKRTAVKLSKICNDLRLLSSGPRTAINEINLPPRQPGSSIMPGKVNPVIPEAVNQVAFEVIGNDLALTLAAEGGQLQLNVMEPLIAYKIFDSIRLLQRAMDMLREHCIVGITANEEHCRRLMENSIGLITALNPYIGYENATRIAKQALESGRGVLELVREEKLLDESMLADILRPENMIAPRLVPLKA; encoded by the coding sequence ATGTCCTCCGCTGCATCCTTCCGCATCGAAAAAGACCTGCTCGGCACCCTCGAAGTTTCCTCCGAGGCCTACTACGGCATCCAGACCCTGCGCGCGGTTCATAACTTCCGCCTGTCCGGCGTGCCGCTGTCGCACTACCCGAAGCTGGTCGTCGCCCTGGCCATGGTCAAGCAGGCCGCTGCCGATGCGAACAAGGAACTCGGCCACCTGCCGGCCGACAAGCACGCCGCCATCAGCGAAGCCTGCGCTCGCCTGATCCGTGGTGACTTCCACGACCAGTTCGTGGTGGACATGATCCAGGGTGGCGCCGGTACCTCGACCAACATGAACGCCAACGAGGTGATCGCCAACATCGGCCTGGAAGCCATGGGCAAGGCCAAGGGTGAGTACAAGTACCTGCACCCGAACAACGATGTGAACATGGCGCAGTCCACCAACGACGCCTACCCGACCGCGATCCGCCTTGGCCTGCTGCTCGGCCACGACGCCCTGCTGGCCAGCCTCGACAGCCTGATCCAGGCCTTCGCCGCCAAGGGTGAAGCCTTCGCCCACGTACTGAAAATGGGCCGCACCCAGCTGCAGGACGCGGTGCCCATGACCCTGGGCCAGGAGTTCAAGGCCTTCGCCACCACCCTGGGCGAAGACCTCGACCGCCTGCGCCGCCTGGCGCCCGAGCTGCTGACCGAAGTGAACCTGGGCGGTACCGCCATCGGCACCGGCATCAACGCCGACCCGCGCTACCAGAAGCTGGCCGTCGAGCGCCTGGCAGCCATCAGCGGCCATCCGGTGGTACCGGCCGCCGACCTGATCGAAGCCACGTCCGACATGGGCGCCTTCGTGCTGTTCTCCGGCATGCTCAAGCGCACCGCGGTCAAGCTGTCGAAGATCTGCAACGACCTTCGCCTGCTCTCCAGCGGTCCGCGTACCGCCATCAACGAGATCAACCTGCCGCCGCGCCAGCCGGGCAGCTCGATCATGCCGGGCAAGGTCAACCCGGTGATCCCGGAAGCCGTCAACCAGGTAGCCTTCGAAGTCATCGGTAACGACCTGGCCCTGACCCTGGCAGCCGAAGGCGGCCAACTGCAGCTAAACGTGATGGAGCCGCTGATCGCCTACAAGATCTTCGACTCGATCCGCCTGCTCCAGCGCGCCATGGACATGCTGCGCGAGCATTGCATCGTCGGTATCACCGCCAACGAAGAACACTGCCGCCGCCTGATGGAGAACTCCATCGGCCTGATCACCGCGCTGAACCCGTACATCGGTTACGAGAACGCCACCCGCATCGCCAAGCAGGCCCTGGAAAGTGGCCGCGGCGTGCTGGAACTGGTGCGTGAGGAGAAGCTGCTGGACGAGTCCATGCTGGCCGACATCCTCCGCCCGGAAAACATGATCGCCCCGCGCCTCGTGCCGCTGAAGGCCTGA
- a CDS encoding GNAT family N-acetyltransferase codes for MSAASLEIRPVSAADHAAWLPLWQGYQRFYKTEIATETTAVTWQRFLDPVEPMHAALAWQDGKAVGMVHFIYHRSCWTVGDYCYLQDLYVAEGLRGGGIGRLLIEHVYAEARAAGASRVHWLTHETNTDAMQLYERIADRSGFVQYRKIL; via the coding sequence ATGTCCGCCGCATCGCTTGAAATACGCCCGGTCAGCGCCGCCGACCACGCCGCCTGGCTGCCGCTCTGGCAGGGCTATCAGCGCTTCTACAAGACCGAGATCGCCACTGAGACCACCGCCGTCACCTGGCAGCGCTTCCTCGACCCGGTCGAGCCGATGCACGCGGCCCTGGCCTGGCAGGACGGCAAGGCCGTGGGCATGGTGCATTTCATCTACCACCGCAGTTGCTGGACGGTGGGCGACTACTGCTACCTGCAGGACCTTTACGTAGCCGAAGGCCTGCGCGGCGGCGGCATCGGCCGCCTGCTGATCGAACACGTCTACGCCGAGGCACGGGCTGCAGGCGCTTCGCGGGTGCACTGGCTGACCCATGAAACCAACACCGACGCCATGCAGCTCTATGAGCGCATCGCCGACCGTTCCGGCTTCGTCCAGTACCGCAAGATCCTCTGA